In Xiphophorus maculatus strain JP 163 A chromosome 15, X_maculatus-5.0-male, whole genome shotgun sequence, the following are encoded in one genomic region:
- the exoc8 gene encoding exocyst complex component 8, with the protein MSETGNRLRKLLESPNFDPQSYVKQLSQQSDGDRDLQEHRQKIQNLADETAQNLKKNVYKNYRQFIETAKEISYLESEMYQLSHILTEQKSIMESITQSLLSTDKDETSKEMQAAFPKETEELKQRTLTSLLEKVEGAKNIMDIPGRHLVYNGDLVEFDVDNMSPIQKVHAFLMNDCLLIATWLPNRRGTVKYKYNALYDLESFAVVNVKDNPPMKDMFKILMFPDSRIFQAENSKVKKEWLEILDETKKNKASKEKHKKEEEVPTSPVRAEVSTNPFDMEDEETVESEDGVDLSLEWIQELPEDLDVCIAQRDFEGAVDLLDKLNEYLKDQPATPRVKELRAKVDERVRQLTEVLVFELSPDRSLRGGPKATRRAVSQLIRLGQSTKACELFLKNRAAAVQTAIRQLRIEGATLLYIHKLCNIFFTSLLETAKEFEMDFAGNTGCYSAFVVWSRSAMTMFVDTFSKQVFDSKESLSTAAECVKVAKEHCQQLTEIGLDLTFTLQSLLVKDVKAALQSYKDIIIEATKHRNSEEMWRRMNLMTPEALAKLKEEMRSCGINFQLYTGDDCWVNLSYTVVAFTKQMMSFLEEGLKLYFPELHMVLLESLREIILVAVQHVDYSLRCEQDSEKKSFILQNASFLHDTVLPVVERRFEEAVGKPAKQLQDLRKSTRPVRINPDSTTSLV; encoded by the exons ATGTCTGAAACCGGGAACCGACTACGGAAGCTTCTCGAATCGCCCAATTTCGACCCGCAAAGCTACGTGAAGCAGCTGTCCCAGCAGTCCGACGGAGACAGAGACCTGCAGGAGCATCGGCAGAAAATCCAGAATCTGGCCGACGAAACGGCCCAGAATCTCAAAAAGAATGTTTACAAGAACTACAGGCAGTTCATCGAGACGGCCAAGGAAATCTCATACCTGGAGAGCGAGATGTACCAGCTGAGCCACATCCTGACCGAGCAGAAGAGCATCATGGAGAGCATCACTCAGTCCCTGCTCTCCACGGATAAAGATGAGACCTCCAAGGAGATGCAGGCAGCTTTCCCCAAGGAGACAGAGGAGCTGAAGCAGAGGACGCTCACCTCCCTGCTGGAGAAGGTGGAAGGAGCAAAGAACATCATGGACATCCCGGGGAGACACCTGGTCTACAATGGAGACCTGGTGGAGTTTGACGTGGACAACATGTCGCCCATCCAGAAG GTTCACGCTTTCCTCATGAACGATTGCCTGCTGATCGCCACCTGGCTACCCAACCGCAGAGGCACGGTGAAGTACAAATACAACGCCTTGTACGACCTTGAGAGCTTCGCCGTGGTGAACGTGAAGGACAACCCCCCCATGAAGGACATGTTCAAGATCCTCATGTTCCCCGACAGCCGCATCTTCCAGGCGGAGAACAGCAAAGTGAAGAAGGAGTGGCTGGAGATCCTGGACGAGACCAAGAAGAACAAAGCTTCCAAGGAGAAGCacaagaaggaggaggaggtccCCACGTCTCCGGTGCGGGCCGAGGTGTCCACCAACCCCTTCGACATGGAGGACGAGGAAACGGTGGAGTCAGAGGATGGCGTGGATCTCAGCCTGGAGTGGATCCAGGAGCTGCCGGAGGATCTGGACGTGTGCATCGCGCAGAGGGACTTCGAGGGCGCAGTGGACCTGCTGGACAAGCTGAATGAGTATCTGAAGGACCAGCCGGCGACGCCCAGGGTGAAGGAGCTCCGGGCGAAGGTGGATGAGCGTGTGCGGCAGCTGACGGAGGTCCTGGTGTTTGAGTTGTCTCCAGATCGCTCCCTTCGCGGTGGACCTAAAGCCACCCGGCGGGCGGTGTCCCAACTCATCCGACTTG GTCAGTCCACCAAAGCATGCGAACTCTTCCTGAAGAACCGCGCCGCCGCCGTCCAGACAGCGATCCGGCAGCTTCGCATCGAAGGAGCCACGCTTCTCTACATCCACAAGCTCTGTAACATCTTCTTCACCAGCTTGCTGGAAACCGCCAAGGAGTTTGAGATGGACTTTGCGGGAAACACGGGCTGCTACTCGGCCTTCGTGGTCTGGTCCAGGTCGGCCATGACCATGTTTGTAGACACCTTCAGCAAACAG GTGTTTGACAGTAAGGAGAGTCTGTCCACAGCAGCTGAGTGCGTCAAAGTGGCCAAAGAGCACTGCCAGCAGCTGACCGAGATCGGCCTGGACCTGACCTTCACTCTGCAGTCACTGCTGGTTAAGGACGTCAAGGCGGCCCTGCAGAGCTACAAGGATATCATCATCGAAGCCACCAAGCACAGGAACTCAGAGGAGATGTGGAGGAGGATGAACCTGATGACCCCTGAGGCTTTGGCCAAACTCAAG GAAGAGATGCGCAGCTGTGGTATCAACTTCCAGCTGTACACAGGCGACGACTGCTGGGTCAACCTCAGTTACACGGTCGTAGCCTTCACCAAGCAGATGATGAGCTTCCTGGAGGAAGGCCTGAAGCTCTACTTCCCCGAGCTGCACATGGTGCTGCTGGAGAGCCTACGGGAGATCATCCTGGTGGCCGTGCAGCACGTCGACTACAGCCTGCGCTGCGAGCAGGACTCCGAGAAGAAGTCCTTCATCCTGCAGAACGCCAGCTTCCTGCACGACACCGTGCTGCCGGTGGTGGAGCGGCGCTTCGAGGAGGCCGTGGGCAAGCCGGCCAAGCAGCTGCAGGACCTGAGGAAGAGCACGAGGCCAGTGCGGATCAACCCTGACAGCACCACTTCCTTGGTGTGA
- the arv1 gene encoding protein ARV1, with protein sequence MGKGAFYRCVECNEKAAELHRDYSNGILKITICDSCQKPVDKYIEYDPVIIFIDAILCKAQAFRHILFNTSLNIHWKLCVFCLLCEAYLRWSALHGSEQSSDPADIIRYTKEWEFYGKFGLAALELAAFCSGVLSFLWLWESRLQGRSAELHLLLRALLLSCYGKVLLIPTVIWEHDYSPLCLSLIKLFVLTSNSQAIRVVLNCSRRLSLLAVCFGLLSETLTAQSCRKLQWSIQDIWTS encoded by the exons ATGGGGAAAGGAGCGTTTTACAGATGTGTTGAGTGCAACGAAAAGGCAGCGGAGCTTCACAGGGATTACAGCAACGGGATTCTGAAGATAACAATATGC gATTCCTGTCAGAAGCCAGTGGATAAATATATTGAATATGATCCAGTAATTATCTTCATTGATGCTATTTTGTGCAAAGCACAAGCTTTCAgacacattttattcaacacGAGCTTAAAT ATCCACTGGAAGCTGTGTGTGTTCTGCCTGCTGTGTGAAGCCTACCTCCGGTGGTCCGCGCTCCACGGCTCCGAGCAGAGCAGCGACCCGGCCGACATCATCCGTTACACCAAGGAATGGGAGTTTTATGGCAAGTTTGGATTAGCTGCCCTGG AGCTGGCGGCGTTCTGCAGCGGCGTGCTGTCGTTCCTCTGGCTGTGGGAGTCCCGTCTGCAGGGACGGAGCGCCGAGCTCCACCTGCTGCTCAGAGCGCTGCTGCTGTCCTGCTACGGTAAAGTCCTCCTCATCCCGACCGTCATCTGGGAGCACGACTACTCCCCGCTCTGCCTGAGCCTCATCAAGCTGTTCGTGCTCACCTCCAACTCACAGGCCATCAGAG TGGTCCTGAACTGCAGCAGGCGTCTGTCCCTGCTGGCCGTTTGCTTCGGCCTGCTGTCAGAAACTCTGACCGCTCAGAGCTGCAGGAAACTCCAATGGAGCATCCAGGACATCTGGACATCCTAA
- the fam89a gene encoding protein FAM89A, with amino-acid sequence MNGKSANGTAGGMACIEGLPPLPKSLSGLLNSSGGSWREMERMYVKKTMIQDDLSRGRNNTDSLLASKPANLDAALALLRKEMVGLRQQDMSLLCQLWSLHESIQEYKGSCHDLSAASSLSMMENGYFDEDDEFYAEPGATPTGDHPGAEEASPLVTAAKNGKDSWESFNVAI; translated from the exons ATGAATGGCAAGTCAGCGAACGGTACGGCGGGGGGAATGGCCTGTATCGAGGGTCTGCCGCCGCTGCCGAAGAGCCTGAGCGGGCTGCTGAACTCGAGCGGCGGCTCGTGGAGAGAAATGGAGAGGATGTACGTGAAGAAAACGATGATCCAGGACGACCTGAGCCGAGGCAGGAATAACACCGACAGCTTGCTGGCCAGCAAGCCGGCCAACCTGGACGCTGCCCTGGCTCTCCTGCGGAAAGAAATG GTGGGTCTGCGTCAGCAGGACATGTCGCTGCTGTGCCAGCTCTGGTCCCTGCATGAGTCCATCCAGGAGTACAAGGGCAGCTGCCACGACCTGAGCGCCGCCTCCAGCCTCAGCATGATGGAGAACGGCTACTTCGACGAGGACGATGAGTTCTACGCGGAGCCCGGAGCCACGCCCACTGGCGACCACCCCGGCGCTGAGGAGGCGTCACCATTGGTGACGGCGGCCAAAAACGGCAAGGACAGCTGGGAGTCCTTCAACGTCGCCATCTGA
- the sprtn gene encoding sprT-like domain-containing protein Spartan, with product MDADFLLAIQLQEQFDTEYQTSQIPPDCFLDNDFGHSSKKQKVEPHGGGSGDVTRWNPPTAQPERPLSIVDESWETLDPNPDLRSMFLEFNDMFFWGKLNGVEVKWSPRMTLCAGVCSYEGRGGLCSIRLSEPLLKLRPRKDLVETLLHEMIHALLFVTQNDRDRDGHGPEFCKHMNRINKASGTKITIYHSFHDEVDVYRQHWWRCNGPCQNRKPYFGYVKRAMNRAPSSLDPWWEDHRRSCGGTYIKVKEPEGYGKKNKKTSEKKTAGNGKLSETVKASGSQDIRNVIPFSGRGFLLGGKSQISSSSSPSVPSSSSSISSPVRFGLSDQTNSISNARPSFGVKPPAKRSVGNTRVFTNVNGSPVKVPKSQGERMKQASIQDLFNSATIRNSGETTETSPSSTSNSSLQLSPLKPAAPEGGAATPAQSKYFSDSGVQNGGQSSRKRLRDDRSSSARIFDFFEKTLSSSSAAAREPGKTQTASAATSTSLHSGSSSSSSSSSSSSSSVMMVSCPVCQAKIQEQKINEHLDSCLS from the exons atggATGCTGATTTCCTGCTCGCCATTCAGCTTCAGGAACAGTTCGACACGGAATACCAGACTTCCCAGATCCCACCGGACTGTTTTCTGGATAATGACTTCGGACATAGCAGTAAGAAACAGAAAGTTGAGCCACATGGAGGCGGCAGCGGCGATGTTACCCGCTGGAATCCGCCGACCGCTCAGCCCGAGAGGCCGCTTAGCATCGTAGACGAGTCCTGGGAGACGCTGGACCCCAACCCGGACTTGAGATCCATGTTTCTGGAGTTCAACGACATGTTCTTCTGGGGGAAACTCAACGGAGTGGAGGTCAAGTGGAGCCCCAGAATGACTCt GTGTGCCGGTGTGTGTTCTTATGAAGGCCGAGGCGGACTCTGTTCGATCCGGCTCAGCGAGCCTCTGCTGAAGCTGAGGCCCAGAAAAGATCTGGTTGAG ACTCTCCTCCATGAAATGATTCACGCGCTCCTGTTTGTGACCCAGAACGATCGAGACAGAGACGGACACGGACCCGAGTTCTGCAAACACATGAACAGGATCAACAAAGCCAGTGGGACCAAAATCACT ATCTACCACAGCTTCCATGATGAAGTTGATGTCTACCGGCAGCACTGGTGGCGATGCAATGGGCCCTGCCAGAACCGCAAGCCTTACTTTGGGTATGTGAAGAGGGCCATGAACCGGGCCCCGTCCTCTCTGGACCCCTGGTGGGAGGACCACCGGAGGTCATGCGGTGGAACTTACATTAAGGTCAAAGAACCTGAAGGATacgggaaaaaaaacaagaagaccTCAGAGAAGAAGACGGCAGGAAATGGGAAACTTTCAGAAACAGTCAAAG CTTCTGGATCTCAGGACATCAGGAACGTCATCCCTTTCAGTGGGAGAGGCTTCCTGCTGGGAGGGAAGTCCCaaatctcctcctcttcctctccatcaGTGCCTTCTTCGTCCAGCTCCATCTCCTCTCCAGTTCGCTTTGGCTTATCGGATCAAACCAACTCCATCTCAAACGCCCGACCCTCTTTCGGAGTAAAACCTCCTGCGAAGAGATCCGTCGGAAACACCAGAGTTTTCACCAACGTTAACGGCTCACCGGTTAAAGTTCCCAAATCTCAGGGAGAGAGGATGAAACAAGCTTCCATTCAGGATCTGTTCAACAGCGCCACCATCAGGAACTCAGGAGAAACCACAGAGACTTCCCCGTCCTCTACATCCAACTCCAGTTTGCAGCTTTCACCTCTAAAGCCAGCAGCACCTGAAGGCGGCGCTGCAACGCCGGCTCAGTCCAAGTATTTCAGCGACTCTGGCGTTCAAAATGGAGGTCAGTCGTCAAGGAAACGGTTGCGGGACGACCGAAGCAGCTCAGCCAGGATCTTTGATTTCTTTGAGAAGACAttgagcagcagctcagcagcagCGAGGGAGCCAGGAAAGACGCAGACGGCGTCTGCCGCCACCTCAACATCGCTTCACAGCGGgagctcctcctcttcttcatcttcctcctcttcctcctcttcggTGATGATGGTCAGCTGTCCTGTCTGCCAGGCTAAAATTCAGGAGCAAAAAATTAACGAGCATCTTGATTCCTGCCTTTCTTGA